In Ipomoea triloba cultivar NCNSP0323 chromosome 15, ASM357664v1, one genomic interval encodes:
- the LOC116005597 gene encoding uncharacterized protein LOC116005597, with product MLAKQHHSSPFPSPSCFRPNGSSAALGGANRSSKVAPPLPAAPTLATSLYHTKLGLFALTWSRSILGRSFHLHFALDEDDEDAVSTASFASLSSTPSFHLHIKPFIFWKRQGSKRLQIGGKIKNAHIFWDLSRAKFGSGPEPRSGFYIAIVIDGEMVLLVGDSQKEAYSKTKTKFPATGAGSGAGQSMVLRREHVYGGKLYVTRATVGGRDRNISIDCRLAGDDPRLYFYVDNKRVLQVKHLKWKFRGNERIEIDGIPIHVSWDVHNWLFEDDEDGYALFMFKFEKQSFRDEEDDYLNHLTARKAVNSCGFGFETKMMKKGLLRTARSSSSSSLSSASSSCSSVMEWASTEENELKGPPGFSLLVYAWKS from the coding sequence ATGTTAGCCAAGCAACaccactcttctcctttcccTTCTCCATCTTGTTTTCGCCCCAATGGCTCCTCCGCCGCATTAGGCGGCGCAAATCGGTCTTCCAAGGTGGCGCCGCCGCTCCCCGCTGCTCCCACGCTCGCTACTTCTCTTTATCATACTAAGTTGGGTCTATTTGCCCTTACTTGGTCCCGCAGCATCCTTGGTCGGTCTTTTCACCTCCATTTTGCGCTCGACGAGGACGACGAGGACGCGGTCAGTACGGCGTCGTTTGCTTCTCTCTCTTCTACTCCTTCCTTTCATCTCCACATCAAGCCCTTCATCTTCTGGAAAAGGCAGGGATCCAAACGGCTCCAAATCGGCGGAAAAATCAAGAATGCCCATATCTTCTGGGATCTTAGCAGGGCGAAGTTTGGATCCGGACCCGAACCCAGATCCGGATTCTACATCGCCATTGTCATCGACGGCGAAATGGTCCTCCTCGTCGGAGACTCCCAAAAAGAAGCCTATTCCAAAACCAAAACGAAATTCCCGGCCACCGGCGCCGGTTCCGGCGCCGGCCAATCCATGGTGCTAAGGAGGGAACACGTCTACGGCGGCAAACTGTACGTCACGAGAGCCACCGTCGGCGGGCGGGACCGGAACATATCCATCGATTGCCGCCTCGCCGGCGACGACCCGCGGCTCTATTTCTACGTGGACAACAAAAGGGTCCTCCAAGTGAAGCATCTGAAGTGGAAATTCCGCGGCAACGAGCGCATCGAGATCGACGGAATCCCCATCCACGTCTCCTGGGACGTCCACAACTGGCTCTTCGAAGACGACGAAGATGGCTACGCTCTCTTCATGTTCAAATTCGAGAAACAGAGCTTCAGAGACGAAGAAGACGACTATTTGAACCACCTAACCGCCCGGAAAGCGGTGAACAGCTGCGGATTCGGGTTCGAGacgaagatgatgaagaagggCTTGCTCCGGACGGCGAGAAGCTCGTCGTCGTCGTCGCTGTCGTCGGCGTCGTCCAGCTGTAGTTCGGTGATGGAGTGGGCCAGCACGGAAGAGAATGAGCTCAAGGGCCCTCCCGGATTCTCATTGCTGGTTTATGCTTGGaaaagttaa